DNA from Archaeoglobus veneficus SNP6:
TAGGCATCTTCGGCGGAAGGAAGGAGATAATGGAAAACGTAGCTCCGGCTGGAGGCGTTTATCAGGCTGGAACCTTTAGCGGAAACCCCCTCAGCCTGACGGCTGGCTACACTACTGTCAGATTCCTGATGGAGAATAAGGTTCACGACTACGTCAACTCCATAACAAAGGAGCTTGCAGATGGCGTAAGAGACCAGATAGCGGACTCGAATCTGAGCTACGAGGTCGGCAGCATAGCTTCGATGTTCTGCATATACTTCGGAAAAGCTCCGAAGAACTACAGCGATGCCCTGAAACTCGATGGTAAGAGGTTCATCGAGTTCTTCTGGAAGCTGCTCGAGGAGGGGGTTTTCTTCCCGCCCTCGCAGTACGAAACATGTTTCGTCAGCTTTGCACACAGCCGAGAGGATGTTGAAAAGACCATCGAGGCAGTTGGAACATGCCTGAGAAAATTGTAGTTGGGACAAGGGGCAGCAAGCTCGCTTTGGCTCAGACGGAGAAGGTAATCGCTCACCTGAAGGCAGAGGGCTACGAGGTCGAAATCAGGATAATCAAGACTCCCGGCGACATAATGAAGGACAGACCTCTGCACGAGTTCAAGGGCATGGGGGCCTTCGTGAGGGTTATCGATGAGGCTCTCGTCGATGGCGACATAGACATCGCCGTTCACAGCTACAAAGATGTGCCCTCGAAGATAAACGGGGTGATTGCAGCCGTTCTCGAGAGAGAAAGTCCGTGTGATGCATTCGTGACGAGAGAAGGTTTGACCATCGACGAACTCGAAAGCTATTCCGTTGTTGGCACATCAAGCCTGAGGAGAAGGGCCCAGATAAAGCGCTACCGCCCCGACCTGAAAATCGAAAACCTGAGAGGGAACGTGGATACGAGGCTGAGAAAGCTGAGAGAAAAACAATACGATGCGATTCTGCTGGCTGAAGCCGGGCTTATAAGGCTTGGCCTCAATGAAAAGGTCAGATACCAGTCCCTGAACCCCGAAATCTTTGTTCCTTCTGCAAACCAGGGTATAATAGCCGTGGAGACGAGGAAGGGTGAAGAAGACCTCGTTTCCTTCATGAATCATAAAAGGACTGCGGTTGAGGCAGAAGTTGAGAGAGCTGTGCTGAAGGAGCTCGGCGTTGGATGTGCAGTGCCCGTCGGCATCTATGCGAAATTCGATGGAAAGATAAGGCTGTACTGCGAGGTTCTTTCACACGACGGCAGCAGGGCTGTGAGGGTTGAGGAAACTCTTAGCCCGAAAACGGCAATTGAAGAAGCCATAATTATTGCAAGGGAGCTCAAAAAGGAGTGCGGAGGGATGCTCGTTGGCTGAAGGCGTAGTCTACATCGTTGGCGCTGGCTGTGGCGACGAGCTGCTCACGAAGAAGGCAGAAGAGGCGATAAGGAAGGCAGACGTGATTATCCACGACGAGCTGATTGGAGAGGGAATCAAGGAACTCGTCAGAAAAAGTGGGGCTGAGGTTATCGATGCGGGAAAGAGGG
Protein-coding regions in this window:
- the hemC gene encoding hydroxymethylbilane synthase, translated to MPEKIVVGTRGSKLALAQTEKVIAHLKAEGYEVEIRIIKTPGDIMKDRPLHEFKGMGAFVRVIDEALVDGDIDIAVHSYKDVPSKINGVIAAVLERESPCDAFVTREGLTIDELESYSVVGTSSLRRRAQIKRYRPDLKIENLRGNVDTRLRKLREKQYDAILLAEAGLIRLGLNEKVRYQSLNPEIFVPSANQGIIAVETRKGEEDLVSFMNHKRTAVEAEVERAVLKELGVGCAVPVGIYAKFDGKIRLYCEVLSHDGSRAVRVEETLSPKTAIEEAIIIARELKKECGGMLVG